A region from the Saccharomonospora azurea NA-128 genome encodes:
- a CDS encoding LCP family protein, with the protein MDRPPGDDPRRPRPPRRGRDRAVDASRSGRRRGEPDGVRDRQPPRRQPPPGRSSGDLPPRGGRPPSRSRAEPGPQRPAGRRPAATSAAPQRGRGKRVGTRVALTLVSVLVLIVTGYAWAAMQGLVNGLTQADVIGSDEGEKPADGARDILLVGMDSRVDAQGNPLPKKMLAKLNAGVADGELNTDTIILLHVPNDGRKAVALSMPRDSYVTIPGFGTHKINSAYARGKTAAKRELEAQGVTDEKELELRSNQEGAKTLIATIEALTGQTVDNYASINLLGFYDITNAIGGVEVCLNQATSDSYSGADFKAGKQTIKGVDALAFVRQRHGLLRGDLDRVVRQQVFLAGLANRVLSAGTLTDPAKLNELVDAISKSVVVNKGWDILSFAQQMKGLTGGQIEFRTIPIVNPEYDTPDGMAVQVDPNEVRQFVAKLSGKKPSENSSSAPAPGEITVDVYNTSNIEGLAGTVAESLAAQGYLQGEVANDTPRQSSVVQAAQGELASAQAVADALGGEFVVEESPDVTAGHVRVLLAPDYQSNGNSGASAPTGGGTAPGAARKQTDEGSAEQPITADGVTCVN; encoded by the coding sequence GTGGACCGACCGCCGGGAGACGACCCGCGTCGCCCACGGCCCCCTCGCCGTGGGCGGGATCGCGCCGTCGATGCGTCTCGAAGCGGTCGCCGTCGGGGGGAGCCTGACGGCGTCCGCGACCGGCAGCCCCCGCGCAGGCAACCTCCCCCCGGACGGAGCTCCGGCGACCTGCCGCCCCGTGGGGGGCGACCTCCGTCCCGATCCCGAGCGGAGCCCGGTCCCCAGCGCCCGGCCGGCCGGCGTCCGGCAGCCACGTCGGCGGCTCCACAACGCGGCCGGGGCAAGCGGGTCGGCACGCGGGTCGCGCTGACCCTCGTGTCCGTCCTGGTGTTGATCGTCACCGGCTACGCCTGGGCCGCCATGCAGGGCCTCGTCAACGGCCTCACCCAGGCCGACGTCATCGGCAGCGACGAGGGCGAGAAACCCGCCGACGGGGCGCGCGACATCCTCCTCGTGGGCATGGACAGCCGGGTCGACGCCCAGGGCAACCCGCTGCCGAAGAAGATGCTCGCCAAGCTCAACGCGGGTGTGGCCGACGGCGAGCTGAACACCGACACGATCATCCTGCTCCACGTCCCCAACGACGGCAGGAAGGCCGTGGCGTTGTCCATGCCACGCGATTCGTACGTCACCATCCCCGGCTTCGGCACACACAAGATCAACTCCGCGTACGCGCGGGGGAAGACGGCCGCGAAGAGGGAGCTGGAAGCGCAGGGCGTCACGGACGAGAAGGAACTCGAACTGCGCAGCAACCAGGAAGGCGCCAAGACGCTCATCGCCACGATCGAGGCCCTGACCGGTCAGACCGTCGACAACTACGCCTCGATCAACCTGCTCGGCTTCTACGACATCACCAACGCCATCGGCGGCGTGGAGGTCTGCCTCAACCAGGCCACGAGCGACTCCTACTCCGGCGCCGACTTCAAGGCCGGCAAGCAGACGATCAAGGGTGTCGACGCCCTCGCGTTCGTCCGGCAGCGGCACGGCCTGCTTCGAGGCGACCTCGACCGGGTCGTGCGCCAGCAGGTGTTCCTCGCCGGACTGGCGAACCGGGTCCTCTCGGCGGGCACGCTCACCGACCCGGCGAAGTTGAACGAGCTCGTCGACGCCATCAGCAAGTCCGTCGTCGTGAACAAGGGGTGGGACATCCTGTCCTTCGCCCAGCAGATGAAGGGCCTCACCGGCGGTCAGATCGAGTTCCGCACCATTCCGATCGTGAACCCGGAGTACGACACTCCCGACGGCATGGCCGTGCAGGTCGACCCCAACGAGGTCAGGCAGTTCGTCGCGAAGCTCTCCGGCAAGAAGCCGAGCGAGAACTCCTCGTCGGCTCCGGCACCCGGCGAGATCACCGTCGACGTGTACAACACCTCGAACATCGAGGGCCTCGCGGGCACGGTGGCCGAGTCGCTCGCGGCGCAGGGTTACCTGCAGGGCGAGGTGGCCAACGACACGCCGCGGCAGTCGAGTGTGGTCCAGGCCGCGCAGGGCGAGCTCGCCTCCGCACAGGCGGTCGCCGACGCGCTGGGCGGCGAGTTCGTCGTCGAGGAGTCGCCGGACGTCACGGCCGGGCACGTGCGGGTGCTGTTGGCGCCGGACTACCAGTCGAACGGCAACTCCGGGGCGAGCGCACCCACGGGCGGGGGCACCGCGCCGGGCGCCGCACGCAAGCAGACGGACGAGGGATCCGCGGAACAACCCATCACGGCCGACGGGGTCACCTGCGTCAACTGA
- a CDS encoding helix-turn-helix domain-containing protein, translated as MLIDNDAYQRILGEELRKLRTERGWTRKELGERLQSGISLQTLATYELGTRQCSVVRLAELCLALGELPQNLLARVHDRLFDQEADKVRVDLADVVSDDQPELLPLRRWARGRLAAGGSSDVRFDRATLEQLASLCDLRTDELLTRLRKLSATTTL; from the coding sequence GTGTTGATCGACAACGACGCCTACCAACGCATCCTCGGCGAGGAGCTCCGCAAACTGAGAACCGAGCGCGGCTGGACGCGCAAGGAGCTCGGCGAGCGACTGCAGAGCGGCATCTCGCTGCAGACGCTCGCCACCTACGAACTGGGCACGCGGCAGTGCTCCGTCGTGCGGCTCGCCGAACTCTGCCTCGCCCTGGGGGAACTGCCGCAGAACCTGCTCGCGCGCGTGCACGATCGGCTGTTCGACCAGGAAGCCGACAAGGTGCGGGTCGACCTGGCCGACGTCGTGTCGGACGATCAGCCCGAACTGCTCCCCCTGCGGCGCTGGGCCCGCGGCAGACTGGCCGCGGGCGGGTCCAGCGACGTGCGGTTCGACAGGGCCACGCTGGAGCAACTCGCGTCGCTGTGCGACCTGCGCACCGACGAACTCCTCACGCGGCTGAGGAAGCTGTCGGCGACGACGACGCTTTAG
- a CDS encoding flavin-containing monooxygenase, with amino-acid sequence MGTRTETGVVVVGTGFSGLGMAIQLRRDGRDDFVVLEKADEVGGTWRDNTYPGCACDIQSHMYSFSFEQNPNWSRSFSPQPEIFGYLRRVATKYGIYPHIRFNQEMTGARWDTDTQRWHVTTASGDEYVCRYLVCGVGALHLPQIPELTGAERFRGPAFHSAQWNHDVDLRGKRVAVVGTGASAIQFVPKLAEQVQRLHLFQRTPPWVMPKPDHPMPDWVKRLFARVPLAQRAYRDFLYWTLELRAVGFNGDPRIMRVAQKVAERHIERHISDPQLRAKVTPDYVMGCKRVLISNDYYPALARDNVDVVTDGIAEITETSVVDKAGVEHEVDAIIYGTGFHVTDAFDHLDIVGPDGTNLGRQWAQHGMQTHLGITASGYPNLFFLLGPNTGLGHNSVVFMIEQQIRYIAEAIHLVETHGADAIEVRADTQAQFNADIQRKLANGIWTRGGCTSWYLDSQGVNRTVWPGFTWRYWMRTRRLDPADFRLWRGTKASSSPTASSAA; translated from the coding sequence ATGGGTACTCGCACCGAGACCGGAGTGGTCGTCGTCGGAACCGGATTCTCCGGCCTCGGCATGGCGATCCAGCTGCGCAGGGACGGGCGCGACGACTTCGTCGTGTTGGAGAAGGCCGACGAGGTCGGTGGTACGTGGCGCGACAACACCTACCCGGGCTGCGCGTGCGACATCCAGTCGCACATGTACTCGTTCTCGTTCGAGCAGAACCCGAACTGGTCGCGCTCCTTCTCGCCGCAACCGGAGATCTTCGGCTACCTGCGGAGAGTGGCGACGAAGTACGGGATCTACCCGCACATCCGGTTCAACCAGGAGATGACGGGCGCGCGGTGGGATACCGACACGCAGCGCTGGCACGTCACCACCGCTTCCGGTGACGAGTACGTGTGCCGCTACCTCGTCTGCGGCGTCGGCGCGCTGCACCTGCCTCAGATTCCGGAGCTCACCGGCGCCGAACGCTTCCGCGGACCGGCGTTCCACTCGGCGCAGTGGAACCACGACGTCGACCTGCGCGGCAAGCGTGTGGCGGTGGTGGGGACCGGCGCCAGCGCCATCCAGTTCGTGCCCAAGCTCGCGGAACAGGTGCAGCGACTCCACCTCTTCCAGCGCACTCCGCCGTGGGTGATGCCGAAGCCGGACCACCCCATGCCCGACTGGGTCAAGCGGCTGTTCGCTCGCGTGCCTCTCGCTCAGCGCGCCTACCGCGACTTTCTCTACTGGACGCTCGAACTGCGCGCCGTGGGATTCAACGGCGACCCCCGCATCATGCGGGTCGCGCAAAAGGTCGCCGAGCGGCACATCGAGCGGCACATCAGCGACCCGCAGTTGCGAGCCAAGGTCACGCCGGACTACGTCATGGGGTGCAAGCGGGTGCTGATCTCCAACGACTACTACCCGGCGCTGGCGCGGGACAACGTCGACGTGGTGACCGACGGGATCGCCGAGATCACCGAGACGAGCGTCGTGGACAAGGCCGGAGTCGAGCACGAGGTCGACGCGATCATCTACGGCACCGGCTTCCACGTCACCGACGCCTTCGACCACCTCGACATCGTGGGACCCGACGGCACGAACCTGGGGCGGCAGTGGGCCCAGCACGGCATGCAGACCCACCTCGGGATCACCGCCAGCGGCTACCCGAACCTGTTCTTCCTGCTCGGGCCCAACACGGGACTCGGACACAACTCGGTGGTCTTCATGATCGAGCAGCAGATCCGGTACATCGCCGAGGCGATCCACCTGGTCGAGACGCACGGTGCCGATGCGATCGAGGTGCGCGCCGACACGCAGGCGCAGTTCAACGCCGACATCCAGCGCAAGCTCGCGAACGGCATCTGGACCCGGGGCGGGTGCACGAGCTGGTACCTCGACTCACAGGGCGTCAACCGCACTGTCTGGCCGGGTTTCACCTGGCGGTACTGGATGCGCACCCGCAGGCTCGACCCGGCCGACTTCCGGTTGTGGCGAGGGACTAAAGCGTCGTCGTCGCCGACAGCTTCCTCAGCCGCGTGA
- a CDS encoding TetR/AcrR family transcriptional regulator, producing MSATAKTPAERRKRMPRAERERQMIEAAESVFAERGYSAASMDEIAERVGVSKPMLYEYFQSKEGLLLACIQAARSALREATEQATIGATSAEDALRKGLLAFFLFARERRQAWSLLRHEMNLAGTPAAEELEATRMQQTNLIASLMGSYLDVADSDHTHAMAEFVVGGCERLAIWCEQNDDITPQAATDYTMNVLWGGLRHFAQQ from the coding sequence GTGAGCGCGACTGCAAAGACCCCCGCGGAACGGCGCAAGCGGATGCCCCGAGCCGAACGGGAACGGCAGATGATCGAGGCGGCCGAGAGCGTGTTCGCCGAGCGTGGCTATTCGGCCGCGTCGATGGACGAGATCGCCGAGCGGGTCGGCGTCTCCAAACCCATGCTCTACGAGTACTTCCAGTCGAAGGAAGGCCTGCTACTCGCTTGCATCCAGGCCGCCCGCTCCGCACTCCGCGAGGCCACCGAGCAGGCCACGATCGGCGCCACGAGCGCGGAGGACGCGCTCCGCAAGGGGCTTCTGGCCTTCTTCCTGTTCGCCCGCGAACGTCGGCAGGCGTGGTCGCTGCTGCGGCACGAGATGAACCTGGCAGGCACCCCGGCCGCCGAGGAACTCGAAGCCACCCGCATGCAGCAGACCAACCTCATCGCCTCGCTGATGGGCAGCTACCTGGACGTGGCCGACTCCGACCACACGCACGCCATGGCCGAGTTCGTGGTCGGCGGCTGCGAGCGCCTGGCGATCTGGTGCGAGCAGAACGACGACATCACGCCCCAAGCGGCCACCGACTACACCATGAACGTACTGTGGGGCGGCCTGCGTCACTTCGCGCAACAATAA
- a CDS encoding DUF3618 domain-containing protein: protein MARDPETIERDIEKAREALAVTLDRIGEKANPKQLADSARSTVQAKVDEPKVKYPLIGAGVLLGVLLLRKLLR from the coding sequence GTGGCGCGCGACCCCGAGACGATCGAACGCGACATCGAGAAGGCCAGGGAGGCCCTCGCGGTGACCCTGGACCGCATCGGTGAGAAGGCGAACCCGAAACAGCTCGCCGACTCGGCACGGAGCACTGTCCAGGCCAAGGTCGACGAGCCGAAGGTGAAGTACCCGCTGATCGGTGCGGGTGTGCTGCTCGGCGTGCTGTTGTTGCGCAAGCTGTTGCGCTGA
- a CDS encoding helix-turn-helix domain-containing protein, whose product MNTIGATIRRLRRWRGLTLEQAAGLAGITKGYLSKIENGRAAVDRRSTLVAIADALRVSLVDITGDGLEIRDPDADSTVPAIRTALLDSDLDDSPPQGELSPLIAETQLVAAMRQANQMAEVGRRLPPLITALHTHARQAEGLRALVSVAHTTSLLVKGLGSPDLAWIAADRGHEAAERLGDPHWIALAAFARTQAHSGLGAHRRAGALARGALEIVPDDAVDIRGALTLTTGFIDSVVGSDPSAALDEAEGLARHAENGNRHHLLFTPANVVLWRMASALERGDYAAAATLAESIHPTDLEINSRRSTYFIDYARALWGLRRPDEEVIALLAQAEKIGPVRTRSNAFVREIVSTMIERARRQAVAREARGLASRMGLLKTG is encoded by the coding sequence ATGAACACGATCGGGGCAACCATCCGCCGCCTCCGCCGCTGGCGCGGCCTCACCCTGGAGCAGGCCGCCGGGCTCGCCGGGATCACGAAGGGCTACCTGTCGAAGATCGAAAACGGTAGGGCGGCCGTCGACCGGCGCAGCACCCTCGTCGCGATCGCGGACGCGCTGCGGGTCAGCCTCGTCGACATCACCGGCGACGGGCTGGAGATCCGCGATCCGGACGCCGACAGCACGGTGCCGGCAATCCGCACGGCCCTGCTCGACAGCGACCTCGACGACAGCCCGCCGCAGGGGGAGCTATCGCCGCTGATCGCTGAGACGCAGCTCGTCGCCGCGATGCGCCAGGCCAACCAGATGGCCGAAGTCGGCAGGCGCCTTCCGCCGCTGATCACCGCCCTACACACGCACGCCCGCCAGGCCGAAGGGCTCCGCGCGCTCGTCAGCGTGGCTCACACCACCTCGCTGCTGGTGAAGGGCCTCGGATCGCCGGACCTCGCGTGGATCGCGGCCGACCGTGGCCACGAGGCTGCGGAGCGGCTCGGCGATCCGCACTGGATCGCGCTCGCCGCGTTCGCGCGCACGCAGGCACACTCCGGTCTCGGCGCACACCGGCGGGCCGGCGCTCTCGCCCGCGGCGCACTGGAGATCGTGCCCGACGACGCGGTCGACATCCGAGGCGCACTGACGCTCACCACCGGGTTCATCGACTCCGTGGTCGGCAGTGACCCGTCCGCAGCGCTCGACGAAGCCGAGGGGCTTGCCCGGCACGCGGAGAACGGCAACCGCCACCACCTGTTGTTCACTCCGGCCAACGTCGTCCTGTGGCGCATGGCGTCGGCGCTGGAGCGAGGCGACTACGCGGCGGCCGCCACGCTCGCGGAGTCGATCCACCCCACCGACCTGGAGATCAACTCCAGGAGGAGCACCTACTTCATCGACTACGCCCGCGCTCTGTGGGGGCTGCGACGGCCCGACGAAGAGGTCATTGCGCTGCTGGCCCAGGCCGAGAAGATCGGCCCCGTGAGGACTCGCAGCAACGCCTTCGTGCGGGAGATCGTGTCCACGATGATCGAGCGGGCCCGGCGACAGGCAGTCGCGAGGGAAGCGCGGGGACTGGCCTCGCGGATGGGGCTACTCAAGACCGGCTGA
- a CDS encoding PPE domain-containing protein encodes MSTPDDKVRAVSDPTSPDYDPDSSYYDVTADSSSRFYVGPVGDEALSGDDIRSAATVLAQIFSPVPGNEQVQDAIIQATYSATLKSFRDGLGDGLDLRPKDEPPNTLWDNASHEYMVEVLNTNADSAAIAETSEEWVRFGNELSLHQKAVAEAIEDSMGDWAGEGGDAAREHLAEVARWLGRTAQGSVLTGRQQQIHSQTLNETQKQMAANPPVDFSVEAAHANLLRTVDPVSYGMYLPVVAAKAEEQRAAREQAARLMKQFDATIGEATDMPYFTPPPKLGGGGGGGASPGGGEQPLSPLTMMSRGLPGKTVGSAENTVENTAEHAAEHAAEHEVALGAPRVGPDGSPVSAYEPHAPYGAGGSGGVGVPGGQAYPGAGQQGQYVPPPVQVPDLPSGGAAPGGQSFAPGDVPPLPQYEVPDYSGTSPSTFTAPSTYTPPELSPGSNRVPGMSVPPVPNFPNDPASQRFGPPAAFPPGAPGTVPPLDSGAPRPKMPGIGGGVGGGAGGGAAGLPGGVGGGAAGGGAAGGGAAGGGAASGGSAAGQNSAALRGPGGAADAAMRAAQQGPGARGAAMPMAGGMPPAGGARQQEGDNEHRVAGYLTDEDGLFNPEEVVAPPVIGDWSNKDWK; translated from the coding sequence GTGTCCACTCCGGACGACAAGGTCCGCGCGGTGTCGGACCCCACGAGCCCTGACTACGACCCCGACAGCTCCTACTACGACGTGACCGCCGACTCGTCGTCCCGGTTCTACGTCGGTCCGGTGGGGGACGAAGCTCTGTCCGGCGACGACATCCGGTCGGCGGCCACGGTTCTCGCGCAGATCTTCTCGCCCGTGCCGGGGAACGAGCAGGTCCAGGACGCGATCATCCAGGCGACCTACTCGGCGACTCTGAAGTCGTTCCGGGACGGCCTCGGGGACGGCCTCGACCTCCGACCGAAGGACGAGCCGCCGAACACGCTGTGGGACAACGCCTCCCACGAGTACATGGTCGAGGTGCTCAACACGAACGCCGACTCGGCGGCGATCGCCGAGACGTCCGAGGAGTGGGTGCGGTTCGGCAACGAGCTGTCGCTGCACCAGAAGGCCGTGGCCGAGGCCATCGAGGACAGCATGGGCGACTGGGCCGGCGAGGGCGGTGACGCCGCACGCGAGCACCTCGCCGAGGTGGCCCGGTGGTTGGGGCGGACGGCTCAGGGGTCGGTGCTGACCGGCCGGCAGCAGCAGATCCACTCGCAGACATTGAACGAGACCCAGAAGCAGATGGCGGCCAACCCGCCCGTGGACTTCTCGGTCGAGGCGGCCCACGCCAACCTGCTGCGGACGGTCGATCCCGTGTCGTACGGCATGTATCTGCCGGTGGTGGCGGCCAAGGCCGAGGAGCAGCGCGCGGCGCGTGAACAAGCGGCCCGGTTGATGAAGCAGTTCGACGCCACGATCGGCGAGGCCACCGACATGCCTTACTTTACTCCGCCGCCGAAGCTCGGGGGCGGTGGAGGCGGTGGCGCTTCGCCCGGAGGCGGTGAGCAGCCGTTGAGCCCGCTGACGATGATGAGTCGAGGGCTCCCGGGCAAGACCGTGGGGAGCGCCGAGAACACCGTCGAGAACACCGCCGAGCACGCCGCCGAGCACGCCGCCGAGCACGAGGTGGCCCTCGGGGCGCCGCGGGTCGGGCCGGATGGGTCCCCGGTGTCGGCGTACGAGCCCCATGCGCCGTACGGGGCGGGCGGCTCCGGTGGCGTCGGAGTTCCCGGTGGGCAGGCCTATCCGGGGGCGGGCCAGCAGGGGCAGTACGTTCCGCCGCCTGTGCAGGTTCCCGACCTCCCGTCCGGTGGCGCGGCCCCCGGTGGCCAGTCGTTCGCGCCCGGCGACGTGCCTCCGCTGCCCCAGTACGAGGTCCCCGACTACTCCGGCACGTCTCCGTCGACGTTCACGGCACCCTCGACGTACACGCCGCCCGAGCTGTCGCCGGGCTCGAACCGGGTGCCGGGCATGTCGGTGCCCCCCGTCCCGAACTTCCCGAACGACCCCGCCAGTCAGCGGTTCGGGCCGCCGGCGGCGTTCCCGCCCGGCGCTCCCGGGACGGTCCCGCCGCTCGACTCGGGCGCCCCGCGACCCAAGATGCCCGGCATCGGTGGTGGCGTCGGCGGTGGAGCCGGTGGTGGCGCGGCGGGCCTGCCCGGCGGTGTCGGTGGTGGCGCGGCCGGTGGTGGCGCGGCCGGCGGAGGCGCGGCTGGCGGAGGCGCCGCGTCGGGCGGCAGCGCTGCGGGCCAGAACTCCGCGGCACTGCGAGGGCCGGGTGGAGCAGCCGACGCGGCGATGCGCGCGGCACAGCAGGGGCCGGGGGCACGCGGGGCGGCGATGCCGATGGCCGGCGGGATGCCTCCTGCCGGTGGTGCCCGCCAGCAGGAGGGCGACAACGAGCACCGCGTCGCGGGTTACCTGACCGACGAGGACGGGCTCTTCAACCCCGAGGAGGTCGTCGCGCCCCCGGTGATCGGCGATTGGTCGAACAAGGACTGGAAGTAG
- a CDS encoding ESX secretion-associated protein EspG, with protein MSETFEFTLGSVEADIVGQALGVNVRRFPLKLRNTTTDPARRRRLAILVAEQLVERGLATSTVLHPAVRTAFGLFADHRVSGSISGVDGFGDDIAVLVLTDGAQALGVTQNAKSDDLLFSLFSDDEIVDVLTGVLPDMPPVAGSEVVLRARADAPATAWDARKAAERAEDEEETDAFGNLQVAGRVDVPRGARRGFRAGDEDRLRQAMAGRRLGGGAIGVSGRGGTVSRSWGWLDTEEGRYLVLSEREQDEQVITYRPAGRADVAGAFRDGLARAY; from the coding sequence GTGTCCGAAACCTTCGAATTCACGTTGGGCAGTGTGGAGGCCGACATCGTCGGGCAGGCGCTCGGCGTGAATGTCCGCCGCTTCCCCTTGAAGCTGCGTAACACGACCACTGACCCGGCGAGACGGCGCCGCCTGGCGATCCTCGTCGCGGAGCAGCTCGTCGAGCGGGGGCTGGCCACGAGCACGGTGCTGCACCCCGCCGTGCGCACGGCGTTCGGCCTGTTCGCCGACCACCGGGTCAGTGGAAGCATCAGTGGTGTCGACGGCTTCGGTGACGACATCGCCGTCCTCGTGCTCACCGACGGAGCCCAGGCGCTCGGCGTCACGCAGAACGCCAAGTCCGACGACCTGCTGTTCTCCCTGTTCTCCGACGACGAGATCGTCGACGTTCTGACGGGTGTGCTGCCCGACATGCCGCCCGTGGCCGGCTCGGAGGTCGTCCTCCGCGCTCGCGCCGACGCACCCGCGACCGCCTGGGACGCGCGCAAGGCGGCCGAGCGGGCGGAGGACGAGGAGGAGACCGACGCCTTCGGCAACCTCCAAGTCGCGGGCCGGGTCGACGTTCCCCGCGGCGCGCGACGTGGCTTTCGGGCCGGTGACGAGGACCGGCTGCGGCAGGCCATGGCAGGGCGGCGGCTCGGTGGTGGGGCGATCGGAGTGAGCGGGCGCGGTGGCACCGTGTCGCGCTCCTGGGGCTGGCTCGACACCGAGGAGGGGCGCTACCTGGTGCTGTCGGAGCGTGAGCAGGACGAACAGGTCATCACGTACAGGCCGGCGGGTCGGGCCGACGTCGCGGGCGCCTTCCGCGACGGGCTCGCGCGGGCGTACTGA
- a CDS encoding glycoside hydrolase family 25 protein, which produces MPIFGIDISHHQGSFDVERAAREGIDFFIFKATEGNGFTDSRFAENVAKARKTGKPYAAYHYQRSGISAASQVAHVRKVVPTTVPVIPDVEANSGNVSLTRDIVKRLRAAGYSVPLLYMPRWYWQQIGSPSLSGLPPLWSSRYPDNVVGDIKDEYADVPAHYWNGYGGLRVAVLQFTSSARVAGRSPIDGNAYRGTLAQLRALFNGTGGGPSRPQQEDTMPLRLNMGTHAQSFQIPEGAEKLAINCPHGELKVKALFFVGNKYPDGKGEDGMPKFDFRGNPAPDGGKTIHRLRPWRVEIPKGATSGAVYYEYPKPDSRYEYYGSLDFIY; this is translated from the coding sequence ATGCCCATATTCGGGATCGACATCTCGCACCACCAGGGCAGCTTCGATGTCGAACGGGCAGCCAGAGAGGGCATCGACTTCTTCATCTTCAAGGCCACGGAGGGGAACGGCTTCACCGACTCCCGCTTCGCCGAGAATGTGGCGAAGGCACGCAAGACGGGGAAACCCTACGCCGCCTACCACTATCAGCGCAGCGGAATCAGTGCGGCGTCCCAGGTGGCGCACGTTCGCAAGGTGGTGCCGACAACGGTGCCCGTCATCCCTGACGTCGAGGCGAACAGCGGGAACGTCTCGCTCACCCGCGACATCGTGAAGCGGCTTCGGGCGGCGGGGTACTCCGTGCCGCTGCTGTACATGCCGCGGTGGTACTGGCAGCAGATCGGTTCACCCTCCCTGTCCGGTCTGCCGCCGTTGTGGTCGTCGCGCTACCCGGACAACGTCGTCGGAGACATCAAGGACGAGTACGCCGACGTGCCCGCTCACTACTGGAACGGCTACGGCGGTCTGCGGGTCGCCGTGCTTCAGTTCACGAGTTCGGCCAGGGTGGCCGGACGTTCCCCCATCGACGGCAACGCCTACCGGGGCACGCTCGCGCAACTTCGGGCGCTGTTCAACGGGACAGGTGGAGGGCCGTCGAGACCGCAACAGGAGGACACCATGCCGCTCAGGCTGAACATGGGAACGCACGCCCAGAGTTTCCAGATTCCCGAAGGAGCCGAGAAACTCGCCATCAACTGCCCACACGGCGAGCTCAAGGTGAAGGCGCTGTTCTTCGTGGGGAACAAGTATCCGGACGGCAAGGGCGAGGACGGCATGCCGAAGTTCGACTTCCGGGGCAATCCGGCGCCGGACGGCGGCAAGACCATCCACCGCCTGCGGCCCTGGAGGGTGGAGATTCCCAAGGGTGCCACGAGCGGCGCGGTGTACTACGAGTACCCGAAACCCGACAGTCGCTACGAGTACTACGGTTCTCTCGATTTCATCTACTGA
- a CDS encoding universal stress protein encodes MRLRRVLAATDLSVGAGLAVRRAARLAAAHGAQLIVVSVVSPSLADELSSFAADAFEEHVATHAGDEAELVLRQGPVSDTILAMAAERSADLLVLGAHGGRGLAGNLTGPTTENVARASSIPVLVVRTPVADYRTVVLAVDHTEPARRAAEFGTALTPSATHLLAHVSVVIGEQLLRLQGRDEADLARLREASTAEIRPRIEALAEQLTPRPDAVVVGSGAPQRALPELVSHYAADLVVTGSGSSTRFERVLLGSVAQSVLRYAPADVLVVRGRSR; translated from the coding sequence GTGCGTCTGCGTCGAGTGCTGGCGGCCACGGACCTGTCCGTCGGGGCCGGTCTGGCGGTGCGCAGAGCAGCTCGGCTGGCCGCTGCGCACGGCGCGCAGCTGATCGTGGTGAGCGTCGTGTCGCCGTCGTTGGCGGACGAGCTCTCCTCTTTCGCCGCCGACGCGTTCGAAGAGCATGTTGCCACCCACGCCGGTGACGAGGCCGAGCTCGTGCTCCGCCAGGGTCCGGTGTCGGACACGATCCTCGCCATGGCGGCCGAGCGCTCGGCCGATCTGCTCGTCCTCGGAGCCCACGGTGGCCGCGGCCTCGCGGGCAACCTGACCGGCCCGACGACGGAGAACGTCGCCCGCGCGAGCAGTATTCCGGTGCTGGTGGTCCGAACCCCCGTCGCCGACTACCGGACCGTGGTGTTGGCGGTCGACCACACCGAGCCCGCGCGGCGCGCCGCCGAGTTCGGGACCGCGTTGACGCCGTCCGCCACACACCTCCTCGCGCACGTGAGCGTCGTCATCGGCGAACAGCTGCTGCGCCTGCAGGGTCGGGACGAGGCCGACCTCGCACGGCTACGCGAAGCGAGTACCGCGGAGATCCGTCCCCGGATCGAGGCTCTCGCCGAGCAGCTCACTCCCCGCCCGGACGCCGTCGTGGTCGGCTCGGGCGCGCCGCAACGGGCGTTGCCGGAGTTGGTGTCGCACTACGCCGCCGACCTCGTGGTGACGGGCAGCGGATCCAGTACCCGCTTCGAACGGGTTCTGCTGGGCAGCGTCGCGCAGAGCGTGCTCCGGTACGCGCCGGCCGACGTTCTGGTGGTACGCGGTCGTTCCCGTTGA
- a CDS encoding cold-shock protein, translating to MTEGTVKWFNSEKGFGFIAPDDGSADVFVHYSEIDGRGFRSLEDGQRVSFTVGQGNKGPQATGVRAL from the coding sequence ATGACCGAGGGAACCGTGAAGTGGTTCAACAGCGAGAAGGGCTTCGGCTTCATCGCCCCCGATGACGGGAGCGCCGACGTCTTCGTGCACTACAGCGAGATCGACGGCCGCGGCTTCCGCAGCCTGGAGGACGGCCAGCGCGTCTCCTTCACCGTTGGGCAGGGCAACAAGGGCCCGCAGGCCACGGGAGTGCGCGCGCTCTGA